The Pyrobaculum sp. 3827-6 genome has a segment encoding these proteins:
- a CDS encoding pyridoxal phosphate-dependent aminotransferase produces the protein METFIWIRKSAGRYDLANSGVARIEVPPAASAPPPEEVIAEMYGISERELALTAGAQEGNLLAFLAVRPEYAVTVAPEYEPITKLAPGLGVRHLQVGEVWEAPLKPGGVLIFSNPNNPTGRFLTKKELYELADEARRRGAYLIVDVIFSDFVTDDLRGWPLENVVFSHSTDKFYTTDTRMGWAFGDAAVVERIRFLKDLANPGPRDPERRAAAVLLSRRAEVKQRNLSIIASNADALRRAFPDAVYTPHMPIALVPTNCDDYSLAQRLLAHGVKTVPGRFFQAPNAIRIGLGTEEPTRFREALQILTQLWCR, from the coding sequence GTGGAGACGTTTATATGGATACGCAAGTCCGCGGGTCGGTACGACCTCGCCAACAGCGGGGTGGCGAGGATTGAGGTGCCCCCAGCCGCCTCGGCGCCTCCTCCGGAGGAGGTAATTGCAGAGATGTACGGGATTTCCGAGAGGGAGCTGGCCCTAACCGCGGGGGCTCAGGAGGGGAACCTGCTCGCCTTCCTCGCGGTGAGGCCCGAGTACGCCGTCACGGTGGCTCCGGAGTACGAGCCCATTACGAAGCTCGCGCCGGGTCTCGGCGTCAGGCACCTACAGGTCGGAGAAGTCTGGGAGGCCCCGCTGAAGCCCGGGGGCGTTCTTATATTCTCAAACCCAAACAACCCCACCGGCCGCTTCCTCACGAAGAAGGAGCTATACGAGCTGGCCGACGAGGCGAGGAGGCGGGGGGCCTACCTAATAGTAGACGTGATATTCTCAGACTTCGTGACAGACGACTTGAGGGGGTGGCCTCTGGAGAACGTGGTCTTCAGCCACAGCACGGACAAGTTCTACACCACCGACACGAGGATGGGGTGGGCCTTCGGCGACGCGGCGGTGGTGGAGAGGATAAGGTTCTTGAAGGACCTCGCCAACCCCGGCCCCAGGGACCCCGAGAGGAGGGCCGCGGCTGTCCTCCTCTCGAGGAGGGCGGAGGTCAAGCAGAGAAACCTCTCCATCATTGCCTCCAACGCCGACGCGTTGAGGCGGGCGTTCCCCGACGCCGTCTACACCCCCCACATGCCCATAGCGCTGGTCCCCACAAACTGCGACGACTACAGCCTCGCGCAGAGGCTCCTCGCCCACGGCGTCAAGACCGTCCCCGGAAGGTTCTTCCAAGCCCCCAACGCCATACGCATAGGCCTAGGCACCGAGGAGCCCACGCGCTTCAGAGAGGCCCTCCAGATACTTACACAGCTCTGGTGCCGGTGA
- a CDS encoding RNA 2'-phosphotransferase has translation MKPVYKCSHCGLYTEASTHCGAPAQLLIDGATRLRASKLLALVLRHDPAALGITLDRGGWADTTAVLRGLEKAGVRIGAEELAAIAALDDKGRFEIDGGRIRARYGHSIEVDIEYPVDTSAKILYHGTSLDYLPSIEANGVLPMRRRYVHLAADLETACLNARRRPKPVVLEIDADCVREEAPIYRATQKILLTGYIPVRCVKKVVIC, from the coding sequence GTGAAGCCGGTATACAAGTGCTCCCACTGCGGCCTTTATACGGAGGCGTCTACCCACTGCGGAGCACCCGCCCAGCTATTAATAGACGGCGCCACCCGGTTGCGGGCATCTAAGCTACTTGCGCTTGTCCTGCGCCACGACCCCGCGGCTCTGGGTATTACTCTAGACCGGGGCGGCTGGGCGGATACAACAGCCGTGCTCCGGGGCCTTGAGAAGGCCGGCGTGAGGATAGGCGCGGAGGAACTGGCGGCGATCGCCGCCCTCGACGACAAGGGGAGGTTTGAGATAGACGGCGGACGTATAAGAGCCCGCTACGGCCACAGCATCGAGGTAGACATAGAATACCCGGTGGACACCTCGGCAAAGATCCTCTACCACGGCACCTCCCTCGACTACCTACCGTCGATTGAAGCCAACGGCGTCCTCCCGATGAGGAGGAGATACGTCCACCTAGCCGCCGATCTGGAAACGGCGTGTCTCAACGCCAGGAGGAGACCGAAGCCTGTCGTTTTAGAAATTGACGCAGACTGCGTCAGAGAGGAGGCGCCGATCTACAGGGCGACGCAGAAAATACTCCTCACCGGGTATATCCCGGTGAGGTGTGTAAAAAAAGTGGTTATATGTTAG
- a CDS encoding antitoxin has translation MSDVISVRVRKELKKALEDLGIDYAEEVRRYLEELVARERRRRALERARQLRKTLEREAGVLPTAAELIREDRDADSR, from the coding sequence GTGAGTGATGTCATATCTGTGAGAGTTAGAAAGGAGCTGAAGAAGGCGCTGGAGGATCTGGGTATTGACTACGCAGAGGAGGTCCGGCGTTATCTAGAGGAGCTGGTGGCTAGGGAGAGGAGGAGAAGAGCTTTGGAGAGGGCCCGCCAGCTACGGAAAACTCTGGAGAGGGAGGCCGGCGTCTTGCCCACCGCGGCTGAGCTGATTAGGGAGGATCGGGATGCGGATAGTCGCTGA
- a CDS encoding helix-turn-helix domain-containing protein, with amino-acid sequence MATYGRGRRGGRGGRRWCSCLRFKKKKVGRGDCADLNEVDKAILEELTRRGGGADRVELHEALGIPKTTLHRHLHKLARYGYVRLVQQGGRQRVELLRKC; translated from the coding sequence GTGGCTACCTACGGCCGGGGCCGTCGCGGTGGCCGCGGCGGCCGCCGCTGGTGTAGTTGCCTACGTTTTAAAAAAAAGAAAGTAGGTAGAGGCGACTGTGCCGATTTAAACGAGGTAGACAAGGCGATACTGGAAGAACTAACGCGGCGTGGAGGCGGAGCTGACCGCGTGGAGCTACATGAGGCGCTGGGCATACCAAAAACAACGCTCCACCGCCACCTTCACAAACTAGCCAGGTACGGCTACGTGCGGCTTGTACAACAAGGCGGGAGGCAGAGAGTAGAACTACTCAGAAAATGTTGA
- a CDS encoding GYD domain-containing protein, whose translation MAKFVVLSRLTDEGAKTVFERPERIKEVNKELESYGVKVLEQYVVFGDYDFLNIVEVEDVNKFLKAMLDLNRRGTIRTTSYLIIPVDEAFETLKKK comes from the coding sequence ATGGCTAAGTTTGTGGTGCTGTCGAGGCTGACGGACGAGGGAGCCAAGACCGTCTTTGAGAGGCCTGAGCGGATAAAGGAGGTGAACAAGGAGCTTGAGTCCTACGGCGTCAAGGTCTTGGAGCAGTACGTCGTGTTTGGTGACTACGACTTTCTAAACATAGTCGAGGTAGAGGATGTAAATAAATTCCTCAAAGCCATGCTGGACCTAAATAGACGCGGCACTATTAGAACCACCAGCTACCTCATAATCCCCGTAGACGAGGCCTTCGAGACGCTAAAGAAAAAATAA
- a CDS encoding type II toxin-antitoxin system VapC family toxin, whose product MRIVADASAIVALYLPEKLSEEVEKALAGAHSVSSLDLAAYEILNVVWKHARRGLISREAALEIAGEVLQLFKTLEVHSYREVLPDALEIALEKGVTVYDSSYVALAKKLGATLLTLDRQIAQAFPQIVYKL is encoded by the coding sequence ATGCGGATAGTCGCTGACGCCTCTGCTATTGTAGCTCTGTACTTGCCGGAGAAGCTGAGCGAAGAGGTGGAGAAGGCCCTAGCCGGGGCCCACTCAGTCTCCTCGCTTGACTTAGCGGCGTACGAGATCCTCAACGTTGTGTGGAAACACGCCAGGCGGGGCCTCATAAGCCGAGAGGCGGCCCTCGAAATCGCGGGGGAGGTGCTTCAGCTATTTAAAACCTTGGAGGTGCACAGCTATAGGGAGGTCCTCCCCGACGCCCTAGAAATTGCCCTGGAAAAGGGAGTCACGGTGTACGACTCGTCGTACGTAGCCCTAGCTAAAAAACTAGGCGCAACCCTCCTTACGCTCGACAGACAGATTGCACAAGCCTTCCCCCAGATTGTTTACAAGCTGTAG
- a CDS encoding IclR family transcriptional regulator: protein MLILLNLTAPPVLLLFLPAAVVGNYTLPAPPLSDVAAFTPGGAPLPTWVVNGTLYVLQNGDPAVAVYIPRYENTTGIYKITVRSGAVVVQAPPGVMIQDVDRQPTNVVVNKTGLYLYLTAPVTITYYFFTITKPPTTTTPTTTTSTPSKTPTATTPATATTPTAPSTTQVPTQTPTPATTRPATQQTQPEWLPTAGAVAVAAAAAAGVVAYVLKKRK from the coding sequence ATGCTGATCCTCCTAAACCTCACGGCGCCTCCAGTCCTCCTGCTGTTCCTCCCGGCCGCCGTGGTGGGCAACTACACACTCCCAGCCCCACCCCTCTCGGACGTAGCCGCCTTCACCCCCGGCGGCGCCCCGTTGCCCACATGGGTTGTCAACGGCACTCTATATGTACTCCAAAACGGAGACCCCGCCGTGGCTGTGTACATCCCCCGTTACGAAAACACCACAGGTATATACAAAATTACGGTGAGAAGCGGCGCAGTCGTTGTCCAGGCCCCACCCGGCGTCATGATACAAGACGTAGACAGGCAACCCACCAACGTAGTAGTTAACAAAACCGGCCTATACCTATACCTAACAGCCCCCGTCACCATTACCTACTACTTCTTCACCATAACAAAGCCACCCACCACAACCACGCCGACTACCACCACGTCCACCCCCAGCAAAACCCCCACAGCCACGACGCCCGCCACCGCGACGACACCCACGGCGCCCTCCACCACCCAGGTGCCCACACAGACACCCACCCCAGCCACCACCCGCCCAGCTACTCAGCAAACCCAGCCGGAGTGGCTACCTACGGCCGGGGCCGTCGCGGTGGCCGCGGCGGCCGCCGCTGGTGTAGTTGCCTACGTTTTAAAAAAAAGAAAGTAG